In Brevibacillus brevis NBRC 100599, a single genomic region encodes these proteins:
- a CDS encoding mismatch-specific DNA-glycosylase, with protein sequence MVEFTEKWLPTYIRRDLAVLFCGINPGRISATTGFHYANPANLFWRGLYEGGLTPHKLLPEETATLLDYNYGITDLVSRPTRSATDLRNEDYAAGTELFVQMIQTYRPRVICFNGITAFRHATGQKKEAISLGLQPIRYFGTEEWSGSYVFVVPSTSGANASFTREERIAKFTELSHFLREMNWHPLPSPAK encoded by the coding sequence TTGGTCGAGTTCACAGAAAAATGGTTGCCCACATACATTCGCCGTGATTTGGCGGTTTTATTTTGCGGTATCAATCCAGGACGTATATCGGCTACAACGGGTTTCCACTACGCCAATCCAGCCAACCTGTTTTGGCGCGGATTGTACGAAGGCGGCCTGACACCTCACAAGCTCTTGCCAGAGGAAACGGCTACCCTCTTAGACTACAACTATGGCATTACCGATCTGGTCTCACGTCCTACCCGCTCCGCAACAGACCTACGCAACGAGGATTACGCCGCAGGTACAGAGCTGTTCGTCCAAATGATCCAGACTTACCGGCCTCGTGTCATTTGTTTTAACGGTATTACTGCTTTTCGTCACGCGACTGGCCAAAAGAAAGAGGCAATTTCACTGGGGCTGCAACCAATCAGGTACTTTGGAACAGAAGAATGGTCTGGCAGCTATGTGTTTGTCGTCCCGTCTACCAGTGGGGCTAACGCATCTTTTACACGTGAGGAACGCATCGCCAAGTTTACAGAGCTGAGTCATTTTTTACG